In one window of Microbacterium maritypicum DNA:
- the fgd gene encoding glucose-6-phosphate dehydrogenase (coenzyme-F420), with translation MTLTLGYKASAEQFDPRELVEISVAAEAHGMQSVFASDHFQPWRHTGGHAPFSLTWMAAVGERTSSIRIGTSVLTPTFRYNPAVLAQAFASLGCLYQDRIILGVGSGEALNEIATGFQGAGEQEWPEFKERYARLRESVRLMRALWSGDRVNFDGEYYSTHDASIYDRPEGGIPIYIAAGGPMVARYAGRAGDGFICTSGKGQELYVDQLLPAVKEGLEQSERSFDTYDRMIEIKLSYEETREAALENTRFWSPLSLSKEQKHDITDPVEMEKAADALPLETIAKRWIVGNDPDAVAAEIQQYIDWGFNHLVFHAPGHDQRRFLQLFERDIAPRLRDTAAGLRG, from the coding sequence ATGACACTGACCCTCGGATACAAGGCCAGCGCGGAGCAGTTCGACCCGCGGGAGCTCGTCGAGATCTCGGTCGCGGCAGAGGCGCACGGCATGCAGTCCGTGTTCGCGAGCGACCACTTCCAGCCCTGGCGGCACACCGGCGGGCATGCGCCGTTCTCGCTCACCTGGATGGCGGCGGTCGGAGAGCGCACGTCGAGCATCCGCATCGGTACCTCGGTGCTCACCCCGACCTTCCGCTACAACCCGGCCGTTCTCGCGCAGGCGTTCGCGAGCCTGGGCTGCCTGTACCAGGACCGCATCATCCTCGGCGTCGGCTCGGGTGAGGCGCTGAACGAGATCGCCACCGGATTCCAGGGCGCGGGGGAGCAGGAATGGCCGGAGTTCAAGGAGCGCTATGCGCGGCTGCGCGAATCGGTGCGGCTGATGCGGGCGCTGTGGTCGGGCGACCGGGTGAACTTCGACGGCGAGTACTATTCGACGCACGACGCTTCGATCTACGACCGGCCCGAGGGCGGCATCCCCATCTACATCGCCGCGGGCGGACCGATGGTGGCGCGCTACGCCGGCCGTGCGGGCGACGGTTTCATCTGCACGTCGGGGAAGGGCCAGGAGCTCTACGTCGACCAGCTGCTGCCCGCGGTGAAGGAGGGGCTTGAGCAATCCGAGCGCTCGTTCGACACCTACGACCGGATGATCGAGATCAAGCTGTCGTACGAGGAGACCCGCGAGGCGGCGCTGGAGAACACCCGCTTCTGGTCTCCGCTGTCGCTGTCGAAGGAGCAGAAGCACGACATCACCGACCCGGTCGAGATGGAGAAGGCCGCCGACGCGCTGCCGCTGGAGACGATCGCGAAGCGCTGGATCGTCGGGAACGACCCGGATGCCGTGGCCGCCGAGATTCAGCAGTACATCGACTGGGGCTTCAACCACCTCGTCTTCCATGCGCCGGGCCACGACCAGCGCCGGTTCCTGCAGCTCTTCGAGCGCGACATCGCGCCGCGGCTGCGCGACACCGCCGCCGGGCTTCGCGGCTGA